Sequence from the Planctomycetota bacterium genome:
GGCCCTTCGGATGCTGCGTTGCGCGCGGTGGTAGCTGTAGTACTCGACGTCGTCGCTGAGCATGTGCCGACGCTTGCGAACGCCAGCCGTGTCGATAACCGTCATGGTCCTGCCGTCCTTGCGGAAAACGACGTCGACGCTGTCCCGCGTCGTTCCGGCCACCTCGCTGACGATGACGCGGTCTTCTTCCTCCTTAAAGATGCGTGCGATCGCATTGACAAGCGTGCTTTTGCCGGCATTCCGCTTGCCGACGATGGCGATACTCAGGTCCGGATCGGGCGGGTTGTGAGGGGCGTTTTTCAGGTCGAGCCGCTCCCGCAAGACGTCGCGGAGCTTCATCGAGCCCCGCCCCGTCGTCGCGCTCACTGGCATCGGGGAGCCGAAACCAAGCCGGCTGAAGTCGGCCGCGGCGATGTCAAACTTGTCCGCGTCGGCCTTGTTGGCGATCAGCAACACCGGCGTCGAGGCGGTCCGGAGGAGCTGTGCGATCTCCTCGTCGCCCTTGACGAGTCCGGCGTGGGCGTCGACTACAAACAATGCCATCTCTGCCTGTTTCACCGCCAGGACGACTTGCTGCTTGATGTCCGCGGTCAGGCCTTGCTGGTCCTCGAAGCCGAAGCCTCCCGTGTCGATCAGCTCGACCCAGCGCGGCCCCTGGGGCGTGTCGATTTCCAACGGCACGCTCACGCGATCCCGCGTCACGCCAGGCTGGTCCTGCACGATTGAAACGCGGCGTCGCACCAACCGATTGAGCAACGACGACTTACCCACGTTCGGCCGGCCGACGATGGCGACGAGCGGCATCGGGCGATCGGGCTCGCTGTCGGTCTCAGTCGGCGGATCGACGGTGTCGAGCGGTGGTGTGTCGTCTTCCTGCACGCTGCATGCTACTGCACGAGCCCGGCAAGCTTCGCGTAGAGCGCTGCCGCCGTTCGTCGGCCGGCGTGGAAGGCGTCGAGGTCCATCTTCTCGTTCGGCGCGTGGAGGTTGTCGTCGGGCAGGCCGAAGCCGACGAAGAGCGTGTCCAGGCCGAGGGCTTCCTTGAACAGGCTGCCGACGGGGATACTGCCGCCCTCACGGATCGCAACGGGCTTGGTGCCGAAGCCGATTTCGACCGCGTCTGCCGCGAGATCCATTGCGGGTGAGTTCTTGGGCAAGAGCGACGCGTCGATGCCACCGTGATCGATGAAGTCGAGCGAGCAATTGGCCGGGCAGCGGTCCTGGAGCGTTTTGCGAAACTTCTCGCCGATGTCCTGCCAGTCCTGCCCCGGAACGAGTCGCATGCTGATCTTCGCTGACGCCTTGGCCGGGATGACGGTCTTGGCTCCATCGCCCTGATAGCCGGTGGTGATGCCGTTGACGTCGAGCGTGGGCCTGGCCCACTTGCGTTCGATGGTGGTGAAGCCCGTCTCGCCGGTGCCAGCGGCTAGGCCGAGGTCGCGGAAGTAGCCGGCCTCGTCGAAATCGAGTTGTTTCCACGCGTCGCGCTCGTCGTCGGTGAGCTCGATGATGCCGTCGTAGAAGCCGTCGACCGTCACGCGGCCCTCGGCATCGTGGAGCGAGGCAATGAGCTTGCACAGCTCGTTGCCGGCGTTGGGCACCGTGCCGCCGAACATGCCGCTGTGGAGGTCCGTGTTGCTCGCGGTGAGCGTGACCTCTTGGTAGCACAGGCCACGCAGGCCGTAGGTGATCGCCGGCTGCCCCGGGCCGAACTGGCCGGTGTCACTGACGACCGCGACGTCGGCCTTGAGCTGATCGGCATAGCTCTTGACGAAGGCCTCGAGGTTCTCGCTGGCGTTCTCTTCCTCGCCCTCGATCAGCATGATCAGATTCACCGGCAGGCCGCCGTGCGCCTGGTAGGTGATGATCGCGTCGGCATGTGCCCAGACCGGCCCCTTGTCATCGGCAGCGCCGCGGGCGAAGACCTTGCCGTCGCGAACATCCGGCTCGAACGCGGGTGTTTTCCAGAGGTCCAGCGGCTCGGGCGGCTGGACGTCGTAGTGGCCGTAGAACAGCACCGTCGGCAGGCCGGGCTGGTGCTTGTTCTTGGCGACCACGATCGGATGGCCGAGCTTGGTCCTGGAGCCGGTTTCCATCACCGACGTGTCGAGCCCCGCCGCATCGAGCTGGTCCGCCAGCCACTGAGCCGCCTGCCGACAGTCGCCGGCGTGTTCGGGCTTGGTGCTGACGGACGGGATCGCGAGGAACTCTTTCAACGATGCCTCGGCCGCGTCGCGACGGGCGTCGAGGGACTCCAGCACGTCTTCAAGCTTCGCACTCATCGTGCGAGCGTAGAGCCGGTCACGCCTGAACGGTCGCTTCCTGAGCCATCGCAGCGGCGGCGAGGCGTTCCTGGTGCATGCGCCAGAGCACGAGCAGCGAGCTGATGCCGACGTAGAAGTAGCCGGCTGCGAACATGATCAGGAACGGCAGCGTGAAGATCGCATAGCCGTAGACGACGCTTATGAAGATGAAGGTGCTGAGGTAAACGCCGAACCCGCACTCGACGATCGGCAGGCCCAGCGATTTGAACGACCAGAACGTGCCCTTGGGCACGGCCGGGGCGGCGGTCAGGCGATCGCCATCTTCGCGTGTGACGTTGTCGCTGTTGAACTGCTTGCGGACCTTGGCGTTGGTGGCGTACTTGGGCGTGCGGACGAACTCGTTGACGACCGGGCCGCCCTTCTTGTATTGGCGACGCGTCCAGATCGCTTCCCACACCGCCCGCGTGTTGTTCAGGCTCAGGCCGACGCCCAGCGCCATGATGAACGGCATGTAGAGGAGCGTCCGCCAGCCCGTCTTCTTGCCAAACAGCTCCGCCTGAGCGAAGGCGAAGAACGTGGCCGTGCTACACGAGGCGACGACGAACAGCGTGAAGCCGAACAGGAACGTGCCGACCGGATGATGCTTGAGCGGTGCTTCGCTCAAGATGAACGCCGGATACATCAAGAGCGTCATGATGACGACCAACGGGTAGACGGCCGTGTTCGTCAGGTGGAAGAAGGCCTCGCTCTTGACCTGCCAGGGCAGGGCCTTGCTCTTGAGGATGCGCGGCAGCAGCTTGAGGGCGGTCTGGAAGGAACCCTTGGTCCAGCGGTGTGCCTGCTGCTTGAAGGCGATCATCTCAGGCGGCAGCTCGGCCGGAGCGGCGTGCTGGGGAAGGTAGACGAACTGCCAGCCTTTGAGCTGGGCGCGGTAGCTGAGGTCGAGGTCTTCCGTGAGCGTGTCGTGCTGCCATCCGCCGGCGTCGGTGATGGTCTCGCGACGCCACACGCCGGCGGTGCCGTTGAAGTGCATGAAACGGCCGCTGCGATTGCGGGCGGTGTGTTCGATGACGAAGTGGCCGTCGAGGAAGATCGCCTGGCTCTTGGTGAGCAGCGACGCATCGCGGTTCAGATGGTCCCAGCGGACCTGGACCATGCCGACCTTGTCGTCCTTGAAGTGTGGGACAACGTTGTAAAGCAGGTCTGCCGGCGGGACGAAGTCGGCGTCGAAGATCGCGATGTAGATGCCCTTGGCGGACTTGGCACCCTCGGCCAGTGCGCCGGCCTTGTAGCCGGTGCGGACGGTCCGATGGTGGTAGCTGATGTCGACGCCCTTCTCGCGCCATCGCTCGACGGCCGCCTTGGCGATGTCGGCCGAGTGGTCCGTCGAGTCATCGAGCACCTGGATGTCCAGCCGATCCCGCGGCCAGTCGATCGCGCACGCGGCGTCGATGACGCGCTCGGCGACGAGGTCCTCGTTGAACATCGGCAGCTGGATCGTCACCCGCGGCAGCACGTCGGGCAGCGCCGCGGCCTCGGGGGCGTTATGCCGGTACTTTTTGTACAGGTAGACCAGCTTGTACCGGTGCAGCCCGTACATCGCGACGATCAGCAGCGTCAGGACGTACAGGCCCAGCGTGCCCCATAAACCAATCGGCACGAGTAGCGGCTCGATCAGCGTCTCGTCCAGCCAAATCGCCGCCTGTTCGAGGCGGTTGTAGATCGACTCGCCCCAGCCGGGCGGCGCGACCTCCAGCGACGTCAGCGGTGCGACCTCGGGCACGCCGAGCGTGGCGGAGGCGAGCAAATCGGAGGGTGCGTTGCCCAGGTCTGCAGCGGCTTCGGTCACTCAGTCTCCATACGAAAAGCCCATTCCCGGGCCTGCGACAGATCGGCCGCAACGAATATCAGGCGGCTCCAGAAGCAGGAGCCGCCTGAAAAACCTAACCCAAACTGTCATGCCGTCAACCCTTTACCTGCCTTTGGAGACAGGCCGGAGGCGATTTACTCGCTCTCGGGGGCCGACTCTGCGGCTTCGGCGGCGGGTTCTTCGGTCGCGGCGGGAGCGGCTTCGGCCTTGGTGTCGGA
This genomic interval carries:
- a CDS encoding dipeptidase: MSAKLEDVLESLDARRDAAEASLKEFLAIPSVSTKPEHAGDCRQAAQWLADQLDAAGLDTSVMETGSRTKLGHPIVVAKNKHQPGLPTVLFYGHYDVQPPEPLDLWKTPAFEPDVRDGKVFARGAADDKGPVWAHADAIITYQAHGGLPVNLIMLIEGEEENASENLEAFVKSYADQLKADVAVVSDTGQFGPGQPAITYGLRGLCYQEVTLTASNTDLHSGMFGGTVPNAGNELCKLIASLHDAEGRVTVDGFYDGIIELTDDERDAWKQLDFDEAGYFRDLGLAAGTGETGFTTIERKWARPTLDVNGITTGYQGDGAKTVIPAKASAKISMRLVPGQDWQDIGEKFRKTLQDRCPANCSLDFIDHGGIDASLLPKNSPAMDLAADAVEIGFGTKPVAIREGGSIPVGSLFKEALGLDTLFVGFGLPDDNLHAPNEKMDLDAFHAGRRTAAALYAKLAGLVQ
- the der gene encoding ribosome biogenesis GTPase Der, with protein sequence MQEDDTPPLDTVDPPTETDSEPDRPMPLVAIVGRPNVGKSSLLNRLVRRRVSIVQDQPGVTRDRVSVPLEIDTPQGPRWVELIDTGGFGFEDQQGLTADIKQQVVLAVKQAEMALFVVDAHAGLVKGDEEIAQLLRTASTPVLLIANKADADKFDIAAADFSRLGFGSPMPVSATTGRGSMKLRDVLRERLDLKNAPHNPPDPDLSIAIVGKRNAGKSTLVNAIARIFKEEEDRVIVSEVAGTTRDSVDVVFRKDGRTMTVIDTAGVRKRRHMLSDDVEYYSYHRAQRSIRRAGVVFLLVDATVPLSDPDKKLGRYIADEQKPVIIVCNKWDLARDARRKEAEQKGQKAPRDGDLMEEFGEYLEAELPGLAFAPVAFITARDGRNVSALLDAARALHKASRQRVSTGQLNRAIEQALEARTPGGARGGRRRPKVFYATQVAVDPPHVVLFVNDPGLFDESYRRFLHNRLRDELPFGEVPLKLSLRPRRRDDEEGGSEAATAHRSGSGRKSNSRV
- a CDS encoding glycosyltransferase; this translates as MTEAAADLGNAPSDLLASATLGVPEVAPLTSLEVAPPGWGESIYNRLEQAAIWLDETLIEPLLVPIGLWGTLGLYVLTLLIVAMYGLHRYKLVYLYKKYRHNAPEAAALPDVLPRVTIQLPMFNEDLVAERVIDAACAIDWPRDRLDIQVLDDSTDHSADIAKAAVERWREKGVDISYHHRTVRTGYKAGALAEGAKSAKGIYIAIFDADFVPPADLLYNVVPHFKDDKVGMVQVRWDHLNRDASLLTKSQAIFLDGHFVIEHTARNRSGRFMHFNGTAGVWRRETITDAGGWQHDTLTEDLDLSYRAQLKGWQFVYLPQHAAPAELPPEMIAFKQQAHRWTKGSFQTALKLLPRILKSKALPWQVKSEAFFHLTNTAVYPLVVIMTLLMYPAFILSEAPLKHHPVGTFLFGFTLFVVASCSTATFFAFAQAELFGKKTGWRTLLYMPFIMALGVGLSLNNTRAVWEAIWTRRQYKKGGPVVNEFVRTPKYATNAKVRKQFNSDNVTREDGDRLTAAPAVPKGTFWSFKSLGLPIVECGFGVYLSTFIFISVVYGYAIFTLPFLIMFAAGYFYVGISSLLVLWRMHQERLAAAAMAQEATVQA